In the genome of Rutidosis leptorrhynchoides isolate AG116_Rl617_1_P2 unplaced genomic scaffold, CSIRO_AGI_Rlap_v1 contig204, whole genome shotgun sequence, one region contains:
- the LOC139881862 gene encoding methylmalonate-semialdehyde dehydrogenase [acylating], mitochondrial-like, which produces MLRLSLRKVTNLNVLRLHACALRYSEYSTQAEPSSNQLHPPRVPNLIEGAFVHSKASATIDVINPATQEVVSQIPLTTNDEFKAAVSSAKQAFPSWRNTPITTRQRIMLKLQELIRRDMDKLALNISTEQGKTLKDAHGDVFRGLEVVEHACGMATLQMGEYVPNVSNGVDTFSIREPIGVCAGICPFNFPAMIPLWMFPVAVTCGNTFVLKPSEKDPGASILLAELAMEAGLPKGVLNIVHGTNDIVNAICDDDDIKAISFVGSNSAGMHIYARASAKGKRVQSNMGAKNHAIVMPDANVDATLNALVAAGFGAAGQRCMALSTVVFVGGSEFWEKELVERAKALKVNAGIEPDADLGPVISKQAKERIHNLIQSGVENGARLLIDGRNIKVPGYEHGNFIGPTILSGVTGDMECYKEEIFGPVLLCMEADSLEEAMSIVNRNKYGNGASIFTSSGAAARKFQMEIEAGQVGINVPIPVPLPFFSFTGNKASFAGNLNFYGKAGVNFYTQIKTITQQWKDLPSGVSLAMPTSQKP; this is translated from the exons ATGTTGCGCTTATCACTCAGAAAAG TGACGAATCTGAATGTTTTGAGGCTACATGCTTGTGCTTTGAGGTATTCTGAGTACTCTACTCAAGCTGAGCCTTCGTCCAACCAGCTTCATCCTCCG AGGGTTCCCAACCTTATTGAAGGCGCTTTTGTCCACTCAAAAGCATCAGCTACTATTGACGTCATTAATCCA GCTACGCAAGAAGTAGTTTCACAAATTCCTTTGACAACAAATGACGAGTTCAAAGCTGCTGTATCTTCTGCCAAACAGGCATTTCCATCTTGGCGCAACACTCCTATTACAACCCGTCAACGTATTATGCTGAAGCTACAGGAGCTCATTAGAAGGGACATG GATAAGCTTGCCCTGAATATCTCAACAGAACAGGGGAAGACCTTGAAGGATGCCCATGGAGATGTGTTCCGTGGACTAG AGGTGGTTGAGCATGCTTGTGGAATGGCGACCCTGCAAATGGGAGAATATGTTCCCAATGTATCCAATggagttgacacttttagcattagAGAGCCAATTGGTGTTTGTGCTGGAATTTGTCCGTTCAACTTTCCTGCAATGATACCCTTATGG ATGTTTCCTGTTGCAGTTACCTGTGGCAACACCTTCGTTTTGAAGCCATCAGAAAAAGATCCAG GGGCTTCTATACTGCTTGCTGAGTTGGCTATGGAAGCTGGTTTACCAAAAGGTGTCCTAAATATTGTTCACGGCACTAAT GATATTGTTAATGCTATCTGTGATGATGACGATATCAAAGCTATATCATTTGTCGGTTCCAATAGT GCGGGCATGCACATATATGCACGGGCGTCAGCTAAAGGGAAGCGTGTTCAG TCCAACATGGGGGCCAAAAACCATGCTATTGTCATGCCTGATGCAAATGTTGATGCTACGTTAAATGCTCTAGTTGCTGCCGGTTTTGGAGCTGCCGGGCAAAGGTGCATGGCTCTCAGCACAGTAGTTTTTGTTGGCGGCTCAGAATTTTG GGAGAAAGAACTGGTTGAACGAGCAAAAGCTCTTAAAGTAAATGCAGGAATAGAGCCAGATGCAGATCTTGGCCCAGTGATTAGCAAACAG GCGAAAGAGCGAATTCACAACTTAATCCAGAGTGGTGTCGAAAATGGTGCTAGACTGCTGATTGATGGGAGGAATATTAAG GTTCCGGGTTACGAGCATGGAAATTTTATTGGTCCCACCATCTTATCTGGTGTCACAGGTGACATGGAGTGCTACAAG GAAGAAATATTCGGTCCTGTGCTTCTCTGCATGGAG GCTGACAGCTTAGAGGAGGCCATGAGCATAGTTAACAGAAACAA ATACGGCAATGGGGCTTCCATATTTACTTCATCCGGTGCAGCTGCCCGGAAATTTCAGATGGAAATCGAGGCTGGACAG GTTGGCATCAACGTACCCATTCCAGTTCCACTGCCATTCTTCTCGTTCACTGGTAACAAGGCGTCATTTGCTGGCAACCTTAATTTCTATG GTAAGGCTGGCGTGAACTTCTACACCCAGATCAAAACCATAACACAACAGTGGAAGGATTTACCCAGTGGCGTTTCCCTGGCAATGCCAACTTCTCAGAAGCCATAA
- the LOC139881861 gene encoding uncharacterized protein, with protein sequence MLHKKFKPAKCKTSLKLASSRIKLMRNKREAQVKQLKRELAQLLESGQEQTARIRVEHVVREEKTMAAYDLIEIYCELIVARLPIIESQKTCPIDLKEAISSVIYASPRCADIPELADVRKHLTAKYGKEFVSAAVELRPDCGVGRMLVEKLSAKAPDGPAKIKILTAIAEEHNIKWDPKAFGEKDLKAPVEFLGGPNSFMQASFEAVVPPNVQSSSNSDDTGRPGDRIPSKPNESHNVPMNYNDQNARSQHPQSAATTNAGVHMSNSSSSSHSRAGRPGTLIIHPTVKHSFCRCLSNVGLTCLYTGSETEDVAFGHSNSQGGDASTFRGENWNMEFKDATAAAQAAAESAERASMAAKAAAEIASRGNSTRQHSTESCQSSAYGTRDENRHLHTSSTPQGGSRAKVSKDDALPGRNPRMQHEKFRGDEENKARAAELTNLDGPSANMSGQPRSFKSSKGFVNEHWVLKQSGSIDEVNTKKQPSGVEFNNKGNDDEHSVDDHYFEEIKASRQSSRASSRSHSHSSTFDCAHVVSDETHHDLDNPFADYNGLQVEETTHAAISHQNESVVFDYSESDDDQYKFDVLSEHKEHEFEYGFSSSGGKSPFLDSGIHSLRQSNDEIKKVGQPATPVTFDDTDGPSSESEEEQGNLHVGPKDQSTLNYQHLSSSSLTDKPESKFGRGDGTSRQSSLSDRNSQNDDNRDSLNSVGDVGFSRVYDVPPKEAELLKESSLEGVNKLSFGTLTGGLRNKGLKRPPYTKSSAGIAPASKLSAESTVNSTEAKKKTATNNEFRDVDSGVKLSQQISNSNENFPNGKHAFDVRSKRPTSRTSIKYFDSEDEDSEEDTPKQASSSSLRPIGGISRRTKATPLSSRRSSDSRTTVLPQSSQKNSRDGSGSSDRPQYQTKAASKSVLESKRNSSEESSRPSVRQQAVSESKSSEHEKPSDSPAATEILRTSSSSAEKASHVHPKLPDYDSFAAHFESLRLNRK encoded by the exons ATGCTTCATAAGAAGTTCAAGCCTGCGAAATG CAAAACGTCGTTAAAATTAGCGTCTTCTCGTATAAAACTGATGCGGAATAAGAGAGAGGCACAGGTAAAGCAGCTGAAGAGAGAATTAGCTCAGTTGCTTGAGTCGGGTCAAGAACAGACGGCAAGGATTCGG GTGGAACATGTGGTACGTGAAGAGAAGACTATGGCGGCATATGATCTTATAGAGATATATTGCGAACTTATTGTAGCACGCCTGCCAATCATCGAGTCTCAAAA AACCTGCCCAATTGACTTGAAGGAAGCTATTTCAAGTGTAATATATGCATCTCCAAGATGTGCAGACATACCAGAACTTGCAGATGTCCGTAAGCATTTAACGGCAAAATATGGAAAAGAATTTGTTTCTGCAGCTGTTGAGCTCCGTCCAGATTGTGGTGTAGGGCGGATG TTGGTGGAGAAGTTATCTGCTAAAGCACCTGATGGTCCGGCCAAAATTAAGATTTTAACTGCAATTGCTGAGGAACATAACATCAAATGGGATCCCAAGGCATTTGGAGAGAAAGATTTAAAGGCTCCTGTAGAATTTTTA GGTGGACCAAATAGTTTTATGCAGGCCAGTTTTGAGGCGGTTGTTCCTCCTAATGTTCAATCTTCTTCAAATTCTGATGACACGGGACGCCCTGGTGACCGAATTCCTTCTAAACCCAATGAAAGCCACAATGTCCCTATGAACTACAATGATCAAAATGCAAGATCACAACATCCTCAGAGTGCTGCTACTACAAATGCAGGTGTTCATATGTCAAACTCATCTTCCTCTTCTCATTCTAGAGCCGGACGTCCTGGTACGCTTATTATTCATCCAACTGTGAAACATTCATTTTGTCGTTGCCTGTCAAACGTTGGACTCACATGTCTTTACACAGGATCTGAAACTGAAGATGTGGCATTCGGGCATTCAAATTCCCAAGGCGGAGATGCTTCTACTTTTAGGGGGGAAAACTGGAATATGGAATTCAAGGATGCTACTGCTGCTGCACAGGCAGCTGCTGAATCGGCTGAACGAGCAAGTATGGCTGCTAAGGCTGCTGCTGAAATTGCAAGCCGCGGAAATAGCACCAGGCAGCACTCGACAGAATCATGTCAATCTTCAGCTTATGGCACAAGAGATGAAAACCGTCACTTACATACCAGCTCCACACCACAAGGTGGTAGTCGTGCTAAAGTTTCAAAAGATGATGCCCTTCCTGGGAGAAATCCTAGGATGCAACATGAAAAGTTTAGGGGTGATGAAGAAAACAAAGCAAGAGCAGCTGAACTGACTAACTTAGATGGACCGAGCGCTAACATGTCTGGCCAGCCAAGATCTTTCAAGTCCAGCAAAGGTTTTGTCAATGAACATTGGGTTTTGAAGCAGAGTGGGAGCATTGATGAAGTGAATACTAAGAAACAGCCTAGTGGAGTGGAGTTTAATAATAAAGGGAATGATGATGAGCATTCTGTGGATGACCATTATTTCGAAGAGATCAAGGCTAGTAGACAATCAAGTCGCGCTTCTTCTCGTTCTCATTCTCATTCCAGCACCTTTGATTGTGCTCATGTCGTCTCAGATGAGACGCATCACGATCTTGACAATCCTTTTGCTGATTATAATGGATTACAAGTTGAGGAAACCACTCACGCTGCAATTTCCCATCAAAATGAATCTGTGGTTTTTGACTACTCTGAATCAGATGATGATCAATATAAATTTGATGTCCTTAGCGAGCACAAGGAGCACGAGTTTGAATATGGGTTTTCATCTTCTGGTGGAAAATCACCGTTTTTAGATTCTGGTATTCACAGCCTCAGACAAAGTAATGATGAAATAAAAAA AGTTGGACAACCTGCCACCCCAGTGACATTTGATGATACCGATGGCCCAAGCTCAGAAAGTGAAGAAGAGCAAGGTAATTTGCATGTCGGACccaaagaccaaagtacccttaatTATCAACATTTATCATCGTCTTCACTTACTGATAAACCCGAGAGCAAGTTTGGTCGTGGTGATGGGACATCCAGGCAGTCATCTCTTAGCGATAGAAACTCCCAAAATGATGATAACCGTGATTCTTTAAACAGTGTGGGTGATGTTGGGTTTTCCAGGGTTTATGATGTTCCACCAAAAGAGGCTGAACTTCTCAAAGAATCTTCTCTGGAAGGTGTTAACAAGTTGAGCTTTGGCACCCTAACTGGTGGTCTGCGAAATAAAGGTTTAAAGCGCCCTCCATATACAAAAAGTTCAGCTGGCATTGCCCCAGCTTCTAAGTTGTCGGCTGAAAGTACTGTTAATAGCACCGAAGCAAAAAAGAAAACAGCTACTAATAATGAGTTCAGGGATGTTGACTCAGGGGTCAAACTATCGCAACAGATTTCCAACAGCAATGAAAATTTTCCTAATGGCAAGCATGCTTTCGATGTAAGAAGCAAAAGGCCTACCTCGAGGACCTCAATTAAATATTTTGATTCGGAAGACGAGGACTCTGAAGAAGACACTCCAAAACAGGCTTCCTCTAGCTCTTTACGTCCGATTGGTGGAATTTCTCGGAGGACAAAAGCCACTCCTCTGAGTTCTAGGAGAAGCTCTGACTCCAGAACTACAGTTTTGCCACAATCATCTCAAAAGAATAGTCGGGATGGCTCGGGAAGTTCAGATCGGCCGCAATACCAAACAAAAGCAGCTTCCAAGTCAGTTTTAGAGTCAAAGAGGAACTCGTCGGAGGAAAGTTCAAGGCCATCGGTGAGACAACAAGCTGTTTCAGAGTCTAAGTCGTCGGAACATGAGAAGCCATCTGATTCTCCTGCTGCCACTGAAATTTTAAGGACTAGTAGCTCATCGGCAGAGAAAGCCTCTCATGTTCACCCAAAGCTTCCCGATTATGACTCTTTTGCTGCACACTTCGAGTCCCTCCGACTAAATCGCAAATAA
- the LOC139881872 gene encoding uncharacterized protein: MASKLQQLQSKIKPASEFVAKHGTSYYRQLLEQNKQYIQDPPTAEKCNLLAKQLFYTRLASVPGRYEAFWKELDCAKNLWKKRQELKVEDAGIAALFGLECFAWFCAGEIIGRGFTFTGYYP; this comes from the exons ATGGCGTCTAAACTGCAGCAATTGCAATCTAAAATTAAGCCAGCTTCTGAATTTGTGGCCAAGCACGGAACTTCCTACTACAGACAGTTGTTGGAGCAGAACAAGCAATATATTCAGGATCCGCCCACTGCTGAAAAATGCAACCTTCTGGCAAAGCAGTTGTTCTACACTCGTCTAGCTAG TGTTCCTGGCCGTTATGAAGCCTTCTGGAAGGAACTTGATTGTGCAAAGAATTTGTGGAAGAAGAGGCAAGAACTGAAGGTTGAAGATGCAGGCATTGCTGCCTTGTTTGGCCTAGAGTGTTTTGCATGGTTTTGTGCAGGTGAGATTATTGGAAGAGGATTCACATTCACTGGCTACTATCCTTGA
- the LOC139881876 gene encoding probable phospholipase A2 homolog 1, translating into MARGTALSIRTRVSSVLAFFLISVVIVSHCAPNRRGDAQVPCSKTCAEQNCDTIGIRYGKYCGVGWSGCPGEKPCDDLDACCKIHDECVEKSGMANIKCHEKFKSCIKKVHKSGKPGFSKDCPYDVTVPTMTQGMDMAILFSHLGQDFTMLVSSHYEVSEFASLYLSNLNVPVFFSIVSQLNVSVVGT; encoded by the exons ATGGCGCGTGGGACTGCTCTTTCCATTCGTACACGTGTCAGCTCAGTATTAGCCTTCTTCCTCATCTCCGTCGTCATCGTCTCCCATTGCGCTCCCAACCGTCGTGGTGATGCCCAG GTACCGTGTAGCAAAACCTGTGCTGAACAGAATTGCGATA CGATTGGAATTCGATATGGTAAATACTGTGGAGTAGGATGGAGTGGTTGTCCTGGAGAAAAGCCGTGTGATGATCTGGACGCTTGCTGCAAGATCCATGATGAATGCGTTGAGAAA TCAGGTATGGCCAACATAAAATGTCATGAGAAATTTAAGAGCTGCATAAAGAAAGTGCACAAATCTGGAAAGCCTGGATTCTCTAAAGATTGCCCTTATGATGTAACCGTGCCGACTATGACGCAGGGTATGGATATGGCCATCTTATTTAGCCATCTAGGTCAAG ATTTCACAATGTTAGTTTCTTCTCATTATGAAGTTTCTGAATTTGCAAGTCTCTATCTTTCAAATCTCAATGTACCAGTTTTCTTTTCCATTGTCTCTCAGCTTAATGTTTCAGTAGTTGGTACCTAG
- the LOC139881877 gene encoding 1-aminocyclopropane-1-carboxylate synthase 7-like, translated as MTIIEIEQPTVVLSKTALSSTHGEDSPYFAGWKAYDENPYDQITNPSGVIQMGLAENQVSFDLLEKYLENNSESCSTWRKGVSDFRDNALFQDYHGLESFRQAMASFMEQIRGGKVKFDPDRIVITAGATAANELLTFILANPNDALLIPTPYYPGFDRDLRWRTGVHIVPIHCDSSNNFQITPKAMEDAYKNAVSMKMRVRGVLITNPSNPLGITIEKSVLEEILDFVTRKNIHLVSDEIYSGSVFISSEFTSIADILEERNYKECERVHIVYSLSKDLGLPGFRVGTIYSYNDKVVTTARRMSSFTLISSQTQHLLASMLSDRKFTEIYINSNRERLRKRYDMIIEGLREAGIKCLKGNAGLFCWMNLSPFLEKPTREGELALWNSIVNEVRLNISPGSSCHCSEPGWFRVCFANMSEQTLEVALKRIHNFMAERN; from the exons ATGACTATAATTGAAATTGAGCAACCAACAGTGGTGCTATCAAAAACGGCACTTTCTTCAACTCACGGAGAAGACTCTCCTTATTTTGCTGGATGGAAAGCTTATGATGAGAATCCTTATGACCAAATCACTAACCCATCCGGAGTCATTCAGATGGGTTTAGCAGAAAATCAA GTATCCTTCGATTTACTGGAGAAATACCTAGAAAACAATTCTGAATCATGTAGTACGTGGAGAAAAGGAGTTTCCGATTTTAGAGATAATGCTTTGTTTCAAGACTACCATGGACTTGAATCTTTCAGACAAGCAATGGCAAGTTTCATGGAACAAATTAGGGGAGGAAAAGTAAAGTTTGACCCTGATAGAATTGTCATTACAGCCGGTGCTACTGCTGCTAATGAACTCTTGACATTCATTTTAGCTAATCCCAATGATGCTTTGTTGATTCCTACTCCATATTACCCGGG ATTTGATAGAGATTTAAGGTGGAGGACTGGTGTACATATTGTGCCAATTCACTGTGACAGCTCAAACAATTTCCAAATCACACCTAAAGCAATGGAAGATGCATACAAAAATGCAGTCTCGATGAAAATGAGAGTGAGAGGTGTACTTATAACAAACCCATCGAACCCATTAGGCATCACAATCGAAAAGTCGGTCCTAGAAGAAATTCTCGATTTTGTCACACGTAAAAATATCCACCTTGTCTCAGACGAAATCTACTCGGGATCAGTTTTTATCTCGTCCGAATTCACGAGCATCGCCGATATTTTAGAAGAAAGGAACTACAAAGAATGTGAGAGGGTTCACATTGTTTATAGCCTCTCTAAGGATCTCGGCTTACCGGGTTTTCGAGTCGGAACGATATATTCATACAATGACAAAGTTGTGACAACCGCAAGAAGAATGTCTAGCTTCACATTAATCTCTTCTCAGACGCAGCATTTGTTAGCTTCGATGTTGTCCGATCGTAAATTTACCGAGATTTACATTAATTCGAATAGGGAGAGGCTAAGGAAGAGATATGATATGATAATTGAAGGGCTAAGAGAAGCGGGGATTAAATGTTTGAAAGGTAATGCAGGGCTATTTTGTTGGATGAATTTAAGTCCATTTTTGGAGAAACCTACAAGAGAAGGTGAATTAGCTTTATGGAATTCAATTGTGAATGAAGTTAGGCTGAATATCTCCCCAGGTTCTTCGTGCCACTGCTCAGAGCCAGGTTGGTTTAGAGTTTGCTTTGCGAATATGAGTGAACAAACTCTAGAAGTTGCTCTTAAGAGAATTCATAATTTCATGGCAGAAAGAAACTAA
- the LOC139881875 gene encoding calmodulin-6-like: MADHFTDDQVYAFKEAFCLFDKDGDGSISTKELGTVMRALGQNPTEAEIQEMINEVDVDGSGAIDFPEFLNMMAKKMEDTNYEKELKEAFRVFDKDQNGFISATELNHVMMNLGQKLNKQEVDQMIQEADIDGDGQINFNEFVRLMMAK, from the exons ATGGCCGATCACTTCACTGATGATCAAGTCTATGCATTCAAGGAAGCTTTCTGCCTCTTCGACAAGGATGGCGATG GTTCCATCAGTACTAAGGAGCTGGGAACAGTGATGCGAGCGCTAGGCCAAAACCCGACAGAGGCAGAGATCCAGGAAATGATAAACGAAGTTGACGTGGATGGAAGTGGTGCCATTGATTTTCCAGAGTTCCTAAACATGATGGCTAAGAAAATGGAGGATACTAACTATGAGAAAGAGCTTAAAGAAGCTTTTCGAGTTTTCGACAAGGATCAGAATGGATTCATTTCGGCAACAGAGCTTAATCACGTGATGATGAATCTCGGTCAGAAGCTCAACAAGCAGGAAGTTGATCAGATGATTCAGGAAGCCGATATTGACGGTGATGGCCAGATCAACTTCAACGAGTTTGTTAGACTCATGATGGCTAAGTGA
- the LOC139881882 gene encoding small ribosomal subunit protein uS8my-like, whose translation MGRRILNDALRSIVNAEKRGKASVELQPISNVMRSFLDIMKSRGYIKNYQVYDPQRVGKIEVELQGRVKDCRALTYRQDLRARDIESYTSRILPTRQWGYVVISTPDGILDHETAIEKNVGGQVLGYFH comes from the exons ATGGGGAGGAGGATACTAAACGACGCGCTTAGGTCAATAGTGAACGCCGAGAAAAGAGGCAAAGCTTCGGTGGAGCTGCAACCCATCTCGAACGTCATGCGTTCTTTCCTTGACATCATGAAATCTCGAG GATATATTAAAAACTACCAAGTCTATGATCCACAGCGAGTTGGAAAGATAGAAGTTGAACTGCAAGGCAGAGTAAAAGATTGTCGGGCTCTCACTTACAGACAGGACCTCAGGGCAAGGGATATTGAATCCTACACATCACGCATACTCCCTACTCGTCAG TGGGGATATGTTGTGATTTCAACTCCAGATGGTATTCTGGATCATGAAACAGCCATTGAAAAGAATGTGGGTGGTCAAGTGCTTGGTTATTTCCATTAG